From a single Brassica oleracea var. oleracea cultivar TO1000 chromosome C5, BOL, whole genome shotgun sequence genomic region:
- the LOC106296202 gene encoding magnesium transporter MRS2-3 codes for MRGPRPEDFETNPSTPITGQPTPTYPAGARKKGVGVRTWLVLCSRGQAQTTEVGKHAIMRRTGLPARDLRILDPLLSYPSTVLGRERAIVINLEHIKAIITAQEVLLLNSKDPSVAPFIDELQRRILCHYRATKPKEEENYEGETRMSMDQAQGGGDGTPLLFGEQGDEAKKDAKQSLENQDGSKVLPFEFVALEACLEAASSSLESEAVRLELEAHPALDKLTSKISTLNLERVRQIKSRLVAITGRVQKVRDELEHLLDDDEDMAEMYLTEKLAQKLENSSASSMNESDTVEVDLPEGDEDDRLPAESASESNRDESYLRANNDAHDLLMSTHSALSRNSRGTHTSSTRSAMTNKFDVEELEMLLEAYFVQIDGTLNKLSTLREYVDDTEDYINIMLDDKQNHLLQMGVMLTTATLVMSAFIAVAGVFGMNINIELFKDEKAGPTRFAWTVIGGFIGSIFLYVGAIGWWKQKRLLE; via the exons ATGAGAGGCCCTAGGCCGGAAGATTTCGAGACGAATCCATCCACGCCGATCACCGGCCAACCGACGCCGACGTACCCGGCCGGCGCCCGGAAGAAAGGCGTGGGCGTGAGGACATGGCTGGTGCTCTGCTCGAGAGGCCAGGCGCAGACGACGGAAGTCGGCAAACACGCCATCATGCGGCGAACGGGGCTACCGGCGCGAGATCTTCGGATCCTCGATCCGCTCCTGTCGTATCCGTCGACTGTTCTGGGTAGAGAGAGAGCGATTGTGATCAATCTGGAGCATATCAAGGCGATCATCACGGCTCAGGAGGTTTTGCTGCTTAACTCGAAGGATCCTTCTGTGGCGCCGTTTATCGATGAGTTGCAGAGGAGGATTCTCTGTCACTATCGCGCTACTAAGCCTAAG GAGGAAGAGAACTATGAGGGAGAGACTCGTATGAGTATGGATCAAGCGCAAGGAGGAGGAGATGGGACGCCATTATTATTTGGGGAACAAGGGGATGAAGCCAAGAAGGATGCGAAGCAAAGCCTTGAGAATCAAGATGGATCCAAGGTTCTTCCTTTTGAGTTTGTTGCTCTTGAAGCTTGTCTTGAAGCTGCATCCAGCAGTTTGGAAAGTGAG GCCGTAAGATTGGAGTTAGAGGCTCATCCAGCCTTGGATAAGCTTACTTCGAAGATCAGTACCCTCAACTTGGAGCGGGTTCGACAGATTAAGAGCAGGCTTGTTGCAATAACTGGACGTGTTCAGAAG GTTAGGGACGAGCTAGAACATCTGCTAGACGACGATGAAGATATGGCTGAGATGTATCTTACAGAGAAGTTAGCTCAGAAACTTGAGAATTCGTCAGCTTCCTCTATGAACGAGAGCGATACTGTCGAGGTTGATCTTCCTGAAGGAGATGAGGATGACAG GCTTCCTGCGGAATCTGCTTCGGAGTCTAACAGAGATGAAAGCTACCTTCGAGCAAATAATGACGCCCACGATCTTCTTATGAGTACTCATAGCGCACTTAGCAGAAACAGCCGTGGGACTCATACTAGCTCAACCAGGAGTGCCATGACCAACAAGTTCGACGTGGAAGAACTTGAAATGCTTCTGGAAGCATATTTCGTGCAGATCGATGGTACACTGAACAAACTATCAACA CTAAGGGAGTACGTGGATGATACAGAGGATTACATCAATATAATGCTAGATGACAAACAGAATCATCTGCTGCAAATGGGTGTGATGCTAACGACAGCAACTCTGGTGATGAGTGCGTTTATCGCTGTGGCTGGAGTGTTCGGGATGAACATTAACATAGAGCTGTTCAAGGATGAGAAAGCTGGTCCCACGAGATTCGCGTGGACTGTGATTGGAGGTTTTATCGGGAGTATATTCCTCTATGTTGGTGCCATCGGGTGGTGGAAGCAGAAGCGCTTGCTTGAATGA